One Halosegnis longus DNA window includes the following coding sequences:
- a CDS encoding ABC transporter permease, which produces MSARDRIERALTRLVTASTTERFAISLAALFASILVGTVLILGAGRITECATATFVLTHPTPFGLPRLFEMGFCYNPVTVYDRLFLGALGDPLSTGWDPFGRQMALTLRETTVLLFTGLGVAVAFRAGIFNIGAQGQLVVGSLASALAVLQVAPLVGGIPGTVVSLTVGLAVGALAGGLYAAVPGLLKAYADANEVITTIMLNFIATGVVGYLVLNHVKDPDSFATQTRTIPDHANFPTILFDPSANFSVLALAVGVVLVGVIYYLLAHTAFGYDVRTSGLQPEAAEYGGVDAKRTIVASFGLSGALAGVGGALYALMILGKFQTGVPSYGFDGITVSILAGNNPLGVGFAAFLFGILKSGAGVVNFATEVPPQLVATLRGLIILFVAMPEFFRLLGGRMKGVQRRLGREQEGGETDA; this is translated from the coding sequence GTGAGCGCGCGCGACCGCATCGAGCGCGCGCTCACCCGGCTCGTCACCGCCTCCACGACCGAACGGTTCGCCATCAGTCTCGCGGCGCTATTCGCGTCGATTCTCGTCGGGACCGTCCTCATTCTCGGGGCCGGCCGCATCACGGAGTGTGCGACGGCGACGTTCGTGCTCACGCACCCGACGCCGTTCGGCTTGCCCCGTCTGTTCGAGATGGGCTTCTGTTACAATCCGGTCACCGTCTACGACCGACTCTTCCTCGGTGCGCTCGGCGACCCGCTGTCTACCGGCTGGGACCCGTTCGGCCGACAGATGGCGCTCACGCTGCGTGAGACGACCGTCCTCCTGTTCACCGGGCTCGGCGTCGCCGTCGCCTTCCGCGCCGGCATCTTCAACATCGGCGCACAGGGACAGCTCGTCGTCGGGAGCTTAGCGAGCGCGCTGGCCGTGTTACAGGTCGCACCGCTCGTCGGTGGAATTCCCGGCACCGTCGTGAGTCTGACCGTCGGACTGGCGGTCGGTGCCCTCGCCGGTGGCCTGTACGCCGCGGTGCCCGGCCTCCTGAAGGCGTATGCGGATGCGAACGAGGTTATCACGACCATTATGCTGAACTTCATCGCGACCGGCGTCGTCGGCTATCTCGTACTCAACCACGTGAAAGACCCCGACAGCTTCGCGACCCAGACCCGCACGATTCCCGACCACGCGAACTTCCCGACGATACTCTTCGACCCGAGCGCGAACTTCTCGGTCCTCGCGCTCGCGGTCGGCGTCGTGCTCGTCGGCGTCATCTACTATCTGCTCGCGCACACGGCCTTCGGCTACGACGTGCGGACGAGCGGACTCCAGCCGGAAGCCGCCGAGTACGGCGGCGTCGACGCCAAGCGAACCATCGTCGCGAGCTTCGGGCTCTCGGGTGCGCTGGCCGGCGTCGGTGGCGCGCTGTACGCGCTGATGATTCTTGGCAAGTTCCAGACCGGCGTGCCGTCGTACGGGTTCGACGGCATCACCGTCTCGATTCTCGCCGGCAACAACCCGCTCGGCGTCGGCTTTGCCGCCTTCCTCTTCGGCATCCTGAAATCCGGGGCCGGGGTCGTCAACTTCGCGACGGAGGTCCCACCGCAGTTGGTCGCCACGCTGCGCGGGCTCATCATCCTCTTCGTCGCGATGCCGGAGTTCTTCCGGCTGCTCGGCGGCCGGATGAAGGGCGTCCAGCGGCGTCTCGGTCGCGAACAGGAGGGAGGTGAGACCGATGCGTGA
- the cdd gene encoding cytidine deaminase, translating to MDPETLLDRARDTLDDAYVPYSEYPVGAALETADGTVFVGCNIENANYSNALHAEEVAVAEAIKRGHTEFAQLAVVSAREDGVTPCGMCRQTLAEFAEESLPIYCGEGEEYAEYTLGELLPNTINRGMLE from the coding sequence ATGGACCCGGAGACGCTGTTGGACCGCGCTCGCGACACGCTCGATGATGCCTACGTCCCCTACTCGGAGTATCCGGTCGGGGCCGCACTGGAGACGGCAGACGGGACAGTCTTCGTCGGCTGCAACATCGAGAACGCCAACTACTCGAACGCGCTCCACGCCGAGGAGGTGGCCGTCGCCGAGGCCATCAAACGGGGCCACACGGAGTTCGCGCAGTTGGCCGTCGTCTCCGCGAGAGAAGACGGCGTCACCCCGTGCGGGATGTGTCGCCAGACGCTCGCGGAGTTCGCCGAGGAATCACTCCCTATCTACTGCGGCGAGGGCGAGGAGTACGCCGAGTACACGCTCGGCGAACTGCTCCCGAACACAATCAACCGCGGAATGTTGGAGTAG
- a CDS encoding ABC transporter permease translates to MREALADVRKRLTPRTRTQKAALAGGTAAFLLVVVGGVLRPETILGVLLSTLVEEPTAESALRLAVPITLAGLGGIFAEKSGVINIGLEGLLIISAFVAVWMTDVTGNLVAGFGLGVVASTLLALLFAVVCIEFRADQIIAGLAVWLIALGLAPFMSQVIYGGPNTESVGTVPTLTELFGFLPTAGTLPQRIAAPTVGIGPVDVLLGVVASVLTRPPLYLADVLLDASLSVYLMFLMVAVSWVLLYRTSFGRWVRASGENPKALDTAGVNVSRVRYQAVLLSGVLAGMGGAALALSIGQFTGNGPTMVNGKGFIAIVTYLFGNYNPVGAFLSSLLFAGLDAMQVGLQTAGTGIPSSLVRVIPFVMVIVVLALVGRTRIPEAAGDYYDSGEDR, encoded by the coding sequence ATGCGTGAGGCGCTTGCCGACGTGCGAAAGCGGCTCACGCCGCGGACGCGGACGCAGAAAGCAGCCCTCGCGGGCGGCACAGCGGCCTTCCTGCTCGTCGTCGTCGGTGGCGTGTTGCGCCCGGAGACGATTCTCGGTGTCCTCCTGAGCACGCTCGTGGAGGAGCCGACCGCGGAGTCGGCCCTGCGGCTCGCCGTCCCGATTACGCTCGCCGGGCTCGGCGGAATCTTCGCCGAGAAGAGCGGCGTCATCAACATCGGACTCGAAGGGTTGCTTATCATCTCGGCGTTCGTCGCCGTCTGGATGACCGACGTGACGGGGAATCTGGTCGCCGGGTTCGGACTCGGCGTCGTCGCCTCGACGCTGCTCGCCCTGCTGTTTGCGGTCGTCTGTATCGAGTTCCGCGCCGACCAGATTATCGCCGGACTCGCCGTCTGGCTCATCGCGCTCGGGCTCGCGCCGTTCATGTCGCAGGTCATCTACGGGGGACCGAACACCGAGAGCGTCGGCACGGTGCCGACGCTGACGGAACTGTTCGGCTTCCTGCCGACGGCCGGAACGCTACCGCAGCGAATCGCCGCGCCGACGGTCGGTATCGGCCCGGTCGACGTGCTGTTGGGTGTCGTTGCGAGCGTGCTCACCCGGCCGCCGCTGTATCTCGCCGACGTGCTGCTCGACGCCTCGCTGTCGGTGTATCTGATGTTCCTGATGGTCGCCGTCTCGTGGGTGTTGCTCTACCGGACCAGCTTCGGTCGGTGGGTCAGAGCCAGCGGCGAGAACCCGAAGGCGCTCGACACCGCCGGCGTGAACGTCTCGCGCGTCCGGTATCAGGCCGTCCTGCTGTCGGGCGTTCTCGCCGGGATGGGCGGGGCCGCGCTCGCGCTCAGCATCGGGCAGTTCACCGGCAACGGCCCGACGATGGTGAACGGCAAGGGGTTCATCGCCATCGTCACCTACCTGTTCGGCAACTACAATCCGGTCGGGGCGTTCCTCTCCTCGCTGTTGTTCGCGGGACTGGACGCGATGCAGGTCGGACTCCAGACCGCGGGGACGGGCATCCCGAGTTCGCTCGTCCGGGTGATTCCGTTCGTGATGGTCATCGTCGTGCTCGCGCTGGTCGGTCGCACGCGGATTCCCGAGGCCGCGGGCGACTACTACGACTCCGGCGAGGACCGATAG
- a CDS encoding ABC transporter ATP-binding protein, with protein sequence MDRAVHLDGITKRFPGVLANDDVTLEVERGSVHALLGENGAGKTTLMNVLYGLYEPTEGRVVVDGTEREFDAPADAIDAGIGMIHQHFMLVDPMTVTENITLGNEPRKWGGLAVDRATAREEVQELSDRYGFAVDPDATIADVSVGVQQRVEILKALYRGADTLILDEPTAVLTPQEVEELFAVFEELTDAGKTIIFITHKLGEAMTAADDITVLRDGKGVATVPAADTTRESLAEMMVGREVLMDTSDRPHDPGAETLRVEGVSVTDDRDVTAVEDVSFSVREGEIFGIAGVDGNGQAELIEAITGLREPTGGRIEFEGEDVADWSRRDRIDAGMAYVPEDRQDRGLVMDFDLTENGILGSQHGKPFTANGRIDWDVAREHASEVVETYDVRPPDIDAQSAALSGGNQQKFIVGREFERDPSLFVAAHPTRGVDIGSTEFIHERLFDLRGEGEGVLVVSSKLDEVQLLADRLAVIHDGTLMAVVDPDDVTEEELGLLMAGEQPARQLESRRVDGGEP encoded by the coding sequence ATGGACAGAGCCGTCCATCTCGACGGAATCACGAAGCGGTTCCCCGGCGTCCTCGCCAACGACGACGTGACGCTCGAAGTCGAGCGGGGGAGCGTCCACGCCCTCCTCGGCGAGAACGGAGCCGGCAAGACGACGCTGATGAACGTGCTCTACGGGCTGTACGAGCCGACCGAGGGCCGCGTCGTCGTCGACGGCACCGAACGCGAGTTCGACGCGCCAGCCGACGCCATCGATGCCGGCATCGGGATGATACACCAGCACTTCATGCTCGTGGACCCGATGACGGTGACCGAGAACATCACGCTCGGCAACGAGCCACGCAAGTGGGGCGGGCTGGCAGTCGACCGCGCGACCGCACGCGAGGAGGTGCAGGAGCTCAGCGACCGCTACGGCTTCGCGGTCGACCCCGACGCCACCATCGCCGACGTGAGCGTCGGCGTCCAACAGCGCGTCGAGATTCTGAAGGCGCTGTATCGCGGCGCGGACACGCTCATCCTCGACGAGCCGACGGCCGTCCTCACGCCACAGGAAGTCGAGGAGCTGTTCGCGGTGTTCGAGGAGCTGACCGACGCCGGCAAGACGATTATCTTCATTACCCACAAGCTGGGTGAGGCGATGACCGCGGCCGACGACATCACCGTCTTGCGCGACGGCAAAGGCGTCGCGACGGTTCCCGCGGCGGACACGACCCGCGAGTCGCTCGCGGAGATGATGGTCGGTCGCGAGGTGCTCATGGACACCAGCGACCGGCCCCACGACCCCGGGGCGGAAACGCTCCGCGTCGAGGGGGTCAGCGTCACCGACGACCGGGACGTGACGGCCGTCGAGGACGTGAGCTTCAGCGTCCGCGAGGGCGAAATCTTCGGTATCGCCGGCGTCGACGGCAACGGCCAGGCCGAGCTCATCGAGGCGATCACCGGCCTGCGCGAGCCGACCGGCGGGCGAATCGAGTTCGAGGGCGAAGACGTGGCCGACTGGTCGCGCCGCGACCGCATCGACGCCGGGATGGCGTACGTACCGGAGGACCGCCAGGATCGCGGGTTGGTGATGGATTTCGACCTCACGGAAAATGGGATTCTGGGCAGCCAACACGGCAAGCCGTTCACCGCGAACGGCCGCATCGACTGGGACGTTGCTCGTGAACACGCGTCCGAGGTCGTCGAGACGTACGACGTGCGACCGCCGGATATCGACGCGCAGTCGGCGGCGCTCTCGGGCGGGAACCAACAGAAGTTCATCGTCGGCCGGGAGTTCGAGCGCGACCCGTCGCTGTTCGTCGCCGCACACCCGACCCGCGGTGTCGATATCGGGTCGACGGAGTTCATCCACGAACGCCTGTTCGACCTGCGCGGCGAAGGGGAGGGCGTGCTCGTCGTCTCCTCGAAGCTCGACGAGGTACAGCTGCTCGCAGATAGACTCGCGGTGATACACGATGGAACCCTGATGGCTGTCGTCGATCCAGACGACGTGACCGAAGAGGAGCTCGGACTGCTGATGGCCGGCGAGCAGCCGGCCCGACAGCTTGAATCGCGGCGTGTCGACGGGGGTGAGCCGTGA
- a CDS encoding BMP family lipoprotein: MKLGRRQFITAAGVTGIAGLAGCSGGPSSDTTATDADGEETDTDGGANAATNVGIVYATGGLGDGSFNDQAQQGLQQAESEFDLQTNSLQPQEVSEFGSLQQQFASSTDPSYDLISCIGFLQADALGETATQYPDKDFQIVDSVPTNDSDEQYDNVASYTFREHEGSYLAGTMAGLLTLDSFSAGAGETGSDSTNLGFVGGVESSLIQKFEAGFVAGANAVNTDIDVQTNYTGSFNDPSAGREAAASMYSSGSDIVFHASGNTGTGVFQAAQEAGKFAIGVDRDQSVTRESYADVILASMVKRVDTAVYSAIEAKVNDNFETGATTTLGLDDDGVELVLGQQLGGELPDSVVTEVESTRQSIIDGEIDVPSDPSNV, encoded by the coding sequence ATGAAACTGGGTAGGCGGCAGTTCATCACGGCGGCGGGGGTAACTGGCATCGCTGGACTCGCAGGCTGTTCCGGCGGGCCATCGAGCGACACAACGGCGACAGACGCCGACGGCGAGGAGACAGACACCGACGGCGGGGCGAACGCGGCGACGAACGTCGGCATCGTCTACGCGACCGGCGGTCTCGGCGACGGCTCGTTCAACGACCAGGCCCAGCAGGGACTCCAGCAGGCGGAGTCGGAGTTCGATCTCCAGACCAACTCGCTGCAGCCACAGGAGGTCTCCGAGTTCGGGAGCCTCCAACAGCAGTTCGCGAGCTCCACCGACCCGAGCTACGACCTGATATCCTGTATCGGCTTCCTGCAGGCCGACGCGCTGGGCGAGACGGCGACCCAGTACCCCGACAAGGACTTCCAGATTGTCGACAGCGTGCCGACGAACGACTCGGACGAGCAGTACGACAACGTCGCGTCGTACACGTTCCGCGAGCACGAAGGCTCCTATCTCGCCGGCACGATGGCGGGGCTGTTGACGCTCGACTCCTTCTCGGCGGGCGCGGGTGAAACCGGGTCTGACTCGACGAATCTCGGCTTCGTCGGCGGCGTCGAGTCGTCGCTCATCCAGAAGTTCGAAGCCGGCTTCGTGGCCGGCGCGAACGCGGTCAACACGGACATCGACGTACAGACCAACTACACCGGCTCGTTCAACGACCCGAGCGCGGGTCGCGAGGCCGCAGCCTCGATGTACTCCAGCGGGAGCGACATCGTCTTCCACGCCTCTGGCAACACCGGGACCGGCGTCTTCCAGGCCGCACAGGAGGCCGGCAAGTTCGCCATCGGTGTCGACCGCGACCAGTCGGTCACCCGGGAGTCGTACGCGGACGTGATTCTCGCGTCGATGGTCAAGCGCGTCGACACGGCCGTCTACAGCGCAATCGAGGCGAAGGTGAACGACAACTTCGAGACCGGCGCGACGACCACGCTCGGGCTCGACGACGACGGTGTCGAACTCGTCTTGGGCCAGCAGCTCGGCGGCGAGCTGCCCGACAGCGTCGTGACCGAGGTCGAGTCGACGCGGCAGTCGATTATCGACGGCGAAATCGACGTTCCGTCCGACCCGAGCAACGTCTAA